Sequence from the Panicum virgatum strain AP13 chromosome 5N, P.virgatum_v5, whole genome shotgun sequence genome:
TAGTTGCTCTCTCGTGCTTTGCCTACCATACTTGATGTTCCTTGCTATCTTTCTATGAAAGATTTGAGTAGTATCTAATTAAACACTTTTTGGTGCTTAAATCGGTGTGGTGTGACTCGGTTTATCTTGTATGCCTTTTAAATGCATCGTGTGTTGTTTTCTTTACATTCATGcatttgcatcgttgcatatcatataggtacgctagatgcaTGACGCGTGGAACTAAAGGATAAAGTTGGAGCCGAACCCGAAGATGATGTTTGGTTGACATatccagaagatggatggatggatcctgatgtgcatgaccgaaggcagatgctcgccaagcgagtatcatctaactaacactgaccttgTGTcaaatcccaggcaagccccggagcataaccctaatttaagtattcaatgtttaattaagtaattgtgcatttacgttctaggagttgtatggaaatctagtatgcatgttctccctaggtacccgaGGGTCAATACTAGTATGCagatgtcgatagaaatgctctgctaagtaggatctcggtagaagttGAGTGATTCCTGTCGCTCGCGAGATTTAAGATCTTGTTGCTTGTGGCAATGTGGTTTGAGagtgaatcaatgaggaaaacgaaatggagaccgggcggagatgaaatGGGTTCTGGATATAAAATGGATGGAATttagcctccgcctgtgtcgattgaggaccgtaccgttgttggcattgttgattgaggattgaacagtactaacgacatgccggaagtaggatgtagtcgaaaccggtaagctgtgtaccgctttacaacGATAGTTTGAATTCCGACCTGCTatgctgggcgtgggagttggcgggtgttggataggatgccgccttcgggttctctgggagttcaccgggaggggcccatcacctgggttttagcaggcgtggttcggatgtcgtggtaatgatggaaacagttgacgcgcgtggcccgatgaggcttacatgtgtcgtgttggttaggtccaccttgcaaggttaaatcggatcgattcgccgtgactcgcggatatgagagccttggtcactgtgtcacatcgtagtaaagaagtgaaaATAAGAAGAGAAATGTGATGAGATATGTTTGTGGTACTCTGTAAagattaatgtgatcaaccatgcttgcttagatgtcaggcaaatctagttggggCTTGATAAATTTAAATTgaactaaaatattgaaagtaaggatccagtattagtaacttttcagcaaaacaaactccagagccaaaaagccatgcatgtctagataatgggctaagtatacccttagtcgggtaagccttgctgagtattagtatactcagggtttgttgttattcTGTTTTCAGGTATTTATTGTTGGTGGAAGCTGACCAGGATTCacgtcggtgggctcgatgtgacatcctcccGACTTCGTAGATCTCGTGGTTTTCAAACTGAACTTTCTTTCTAAATTTCCGCTGCACTTTTAACTCTGATAATTTTTATTTAAACTTAATTGTAATACTTTGCTTTGTAAACTTAATTTTGAGAaacttttgtttgcatgtaatcatctgtgctcgccttcgggtgagacttccggtgttttcgatccttaacccagtATGCTgccagattacaccgttttaagtgcgcagTGGCTTGATTAATACTTAAAATAATAGTTAgagcatttaagccggtttaatttgggcggttctgtcacagtcTACTCAAAAAGAAAATGGCAGCAACAAAACAGAAATCAACGTCAAATGGCTTTGTTGAATGTGGGCTGTTTACTACCCATGCGACCATGCGGGCTGTAAATGGGCTGACAGCCACGCACTCTGGGCCTCTCTGGCACATTCGTACGCGAGACCTGAAGCAACGAGCAATTGCTGCAGCGATCAACATTTCAAGATCAAGCGATCATTGATCAACCTtccttcaaaaaagaaaaaaaacggaTCATTGGTCAACTGATTTCTTCATGCGAATCGCCCGAGCAAACCGAAGGAACTGGAACGGAAAGCCTACCTCCCGTCTCCCCCCACGAAGCTCGGCTCGCCAGTCGCCACATGCACGGCCCTCCTCGCGAGGAACGGGCCAGCGGCTGGGcatgcgcggcgcggcgctcgggcGTGGCCATGCACGGCCGTGGCGGAGGGGCGAGGCGAGGGGGCCCTCCCGTCTCCCCCCACGAAGCTCGGCTCGCCAGTCGCCACATGCACGGCCCTCCTCGCGAGGAACGGGCCAGCGGCTGGGcatgcgcggcgcggcgctcgggcGTGGCCATGCACGGCCGTGGCGGAGGGGCGAGGCGAGGGGGCCGGCCAAATTTAGCCTCCTGGCGGAGCGGCGACGGAGGCCACCGCCGCGTCCGATCTATATCTACACCGGGGCTCCTCCCCGGTTGCAAAAATAGACAGTCGTCGCTGCTGCTCCTCCGATCTTCttccctcttctccttcctttcctTCCTCCCAGCCGCGCGCGCGGAGGGAAGGGAAAGAAGAGATTAGAAGGACGCGGGACGGAGAAGAACACAGCCACATTATTGGCTCGTCCGTATCTAAACTAGGAAAAAAAACCAAAAGGAGGGTCGGCtggtgggcgggcggcggcgcgcggtgggcggaggccggccggccgccggggggGAGCAGCACGCGCCCTTGGATCTCCCTGCCTTCGATCATCTCTGCTCGATCGGTTCTCGAGACCACGCCCGGGCCACAATTGAAGTCTTGCATTGCACGCCGCCGAGCCTCGATCCATGCCTGAgcccgcccctgccgccgccgccgtgctgccgccGACGTTGTCGCTGGGCTGCTGCGACGGCTGCTGCTGACTGATCGCTCTGGATGTAGCTAGGTACCTCTCCACTGACATGCTGTTCTAACTTCTAACAAGCCAAAAACACAAGCGAAGGTATGGGTGTCAACTCACGATCTTGTTGCTGTGTGTGGATTGTGTGATCTGATCTCGTGGCCTTGTATGCGTGCATGGAAAATGCGAGGCAGCTAGCCGCCCGGCGCCACCGGCCGGCACTGGCGCCGGAGGCAACCACAGCTCGTTAGCCAGCCCATGATGGCAATCGCGGTCGGCCACTTCCACAACGTCGACCCCCCCGACGTGCGGGGCCGGCACTGCCGCCTCCACTCCGTCGCGCAGCTCGACAGCCCGCTGCTCGGCAGGGACCACCGGGAgcacggcgacgccgccgccggagcgggccacacCGGCCTGTCCCCGCGGCGCCGGAGCCAGTCCTCCCCGTGCTTCACGAccgtcgcgcccgccggcgCGGAGCACGCGGACCGCTCGGAGGGCAAGGTGCAGCGCGTGGAGATCGTCGCGGGCCGCCACGCCCGCGGCGTGCGCGAGCTCATcgcggaggccgcggccgccatcGCGTCGGGGACGCGGCTTGTCCCCGCGCAGAGCGGCCTCGGCGGGGCGCTGCTGCTCACCGGCagccgcgacggcgagcacgtCGCCGTCATCAAGCAGCTCGACGACACCGCGGCCGGGAACGGCGGGTACGAGAGCCAGGCCGTGCTGCGGGAAGTCGCCGCCTTCCTCCTCGACCACGACGGCTTCGCCAGCGTGGAGCCAACCGCGCTGATCAAGATCTCGCGCGGCCCCGGGATGCCGGCGACCATGGCGTCGATCCAGCGCTTCGTGGCGCACGAGTACGACGCCGGCGAGCTGGGCCCGTCGCGGTTCTCGGTGGCGTCCGTGCACCGCGTCGGCATCCTCGACGTCCGCCTCCTCAACATCGACCGGCACGCGGGCAACATCCTCGTCAAGAACCCGCCGAGGAGCAGCCGCAgcgcgtccgcgccgccgccgccgctcgaccttGTGCCGATCGACCACGGCCTCTGCCTGCCGGAGCAGCTGGACGACCCGTACTTCGAGTGGCTGCACTGGCCGCAGGCCTCGCTGCCCTTCTCCGACGACGAGCTGGCGTACGTCGCGTCGCTGGACCCGTTCAAGGACGCCGAGACGCTCCGCGCCCAGCTGCCGTCCCTCAAGGAGCCCGCCATCCGGATCCTCACCCTCTGCACCATCTTCCTGaagcgcgcggccgcggcggggctctgCCTCGCCGACATCGGCGACATGATGACCCGCGAGTTCATGGCGCAGGAGGAGGGGCTGAGCACCCTCGAGGCGCTGTGCAGGCAGGCCCACGACTCCGTCGTCCTCCCGTGCCCTCCacccgacggcgacggcgtcgacGAGGGCGCGGCCTCCTCCGGCGGGCGGAAGCACGTGTCGTTCGGCGACCTGAGCTCCGCGGAGTGGGCGGCGTTCCTCGAGACGTTCGAGcagctgctggcggcggcgctcgaggccAAGAAGCGCGCTGCactactgccgccgccgccgccgccgacgacgacgacct
This genomic interval carries:
- the LOC120676230 gene encoding phosphatidylinositol 4-kinase gamma 1-like; protein product: MMAIAVGHFHNVDPPDVRGRHCRLHSVAQLDSPLLGRDHREHGDAAAGAGHTGLSPRRRSQSSPCFTTVAPAGAEHADRSEGKVQRVEIVAGRHARGVRELIAEAAAAIASGTRLVPAQSGLGGALLLTGSRDGEHVAVIKQLDDTAAGNGGYESQAVLREVAAFLLDHDGFASVEPTALIKISRGPGMPATMASIQRFVAHEYDAGELGPSRFSVASVHRVGILDVRLLNIDRHAGNILVKNPPRSSRSASAPPPPLDLVPIDHGLCLPEQLDDPYFEWLHWPQASLPFSDDELAYVASLDPFKDAETLRAQLPSLKEPAIRILTLCTIFLKRAAAAGLCLADIGDMMTREFMAQEEGLSTLEALCRQAHDSVVLPCPPPDGDGVDEGAASSGGRKHVSFGDLSSAEWAAFLETFEQLLAAALEAKKRAALLPPPPPPTTTTSP